From Primulina huaijiensis isolate GDHJ02 chromosome 15, ASM1229523v2, whole genome shotgun sequence, one genomic window encodes:
- the LOC140959316 gene encoding uncharacterized protein yields the protein MATRGRGRGRHRQNVPVAQDQGSATHTQMDITPTPMEILLARFQSLHPPMLKGTENALECENWLENMDQLFESLEYPDDRRIKLVVHQLLDVAKSWWIMTKKALEGRDTIVTWDIFKSEFYQRFFPTSYRKDRGAEFANLKQGNLNIEDYVAKFSNLLRFAPHVASDEEAKADHFINGLNPDIFTLVNTGRPNTFAEALDRAKGAETGIIRQRGSQMQRPQQPQYRQQFRQGNNGGNSGNIREQFRARGKQFKRHGSNFSSFSGSRQSGSVQSTGYSSPTCGQCGGRHYTDQCRGISGACHLCNQVGHYARVCPNRGSDMSQSGGSSRQTPHQNRQNPTVHSYQQSNRSDQNKQSGSHRVGQPPRQQGRVFALTEDEAHNAPDNVIAGNCFLSGYPAYVLMDTGASHTFIAEHFILNM from the exons atggctactcgaggtagaggtcgtggtagacatagacagaacgtaccagtggcacaagatcagggcagtgctactcatactcagatggatataactccgactccgatggagatactgttagccagatttcagtctttgcacccaccgatgttgaagggtaccgagaatgcattagagtgtgagaactggttggagaatatggatcaattatttgaatctcttgagtatccagatgatcgtagaatcaagttagttgttcatcagttattggatgttgctaagagttggtggatcatgaccaagaaagctttagagggtcgagatacgattgttacctgggatatttttaaatctgaattttatcagcgtttctttcctacctcttacaggaaagataggggagccgagtttgcaaatttaaagcagggaaatttgaatattgaggactatgttgctaagttctcgaatttactgagatttgctcctcatgtagcatccgatgaagaagctaaggccgatcacttcataaatggtcttaatcctgatatctttaccttggttaataccggaaggcctaacacttttgctgaggctcttgatcgagccaagggagctgaaaccggaatcattaggcagagaggttctcagatgcaacgaccccaacagccacagtatagacagcagttcagacagggtaataatggcggtaacagtggcaacataagagagcagtttcgggctagaggcaagcaatttaagaggcatggcagtaatttttcgagttttagtggatcgagacagtctggttcagttcagagcactggttattcaagtccgacttgtggtcagtgtggtggtagacattataccgatcagtgtagaggaatctcgggagcttgccacttgtgtaaccaggtgggacactatgctcgagtgtgtcctaaccgtggcagtgatatgtctcagagtgggggatcatcgagacagacacctcaccagaatcgtcagaaccctacagttcattcctatcagcagtcaaaccgatcagatcagaacaaacagagtggtagccacagggtaggacagccacctagacaacagggtcgagtttttgcactcacggaggatgaggcacataatgctccagataatgtcattgcaggtaattgttttctctcaggttatcctgcttatgttttgatggatactggtgcatcacatactttcatagctgagcacttt atactcaacatGTAA
- the LOC140959319 gene encoding uncharacterized protein, whose protein sequence is METQLKRFQSFQPPVLKGTETQVDCENWLVDIEMLFEFLGFTDDCRVKLIGNQLQEIARRWWLVTKEALEQRSSVITWKIFKVEFYQRFFPVSYRQDKDAEFLNLRQGHLSIDEYLAQFFILLRFAPHVARNDEAISSQFIQRLNPEIRTLVNVKRPINFGDTLNRAKRAETVLMGQKGASYVLPAPRLQ, encoded by the coding sequence ATGGAAACACAGTTGAAaaggtttcagtcgttccaacCTCCGGTTCTTAAGGGTACTGAGACGCAAGTAGATTGTGAGAATTGGCTTGTAGATATAGAAATGCTATTTGAATTTCTTGGTTTCACAGATGATTgtagagttaaactgattgggaacCAGTTACAGGAGATTGCAAGGAGATGGTGGCTAGTAACTAAAGAAGCCCTGGAACAGCGTAGTTCAGTGATTACGTGGAAAATTTTTAAGGTTGAgttctatcaaagatttttccccgTATCATACAGACAGGATAAAGATGCAGAGTTTTTAAACCTGAGACAGGGTCACTTGAGTATTGATGAGTATTTGGCTCAGTTCTTTATCTTGTTGCGTTTTGCCCCTCACGTGGCTAGAAACGATGAAGCTATATCTAGTCAGTTCATTCAGAGATTGAATCCGGAGATACGTACATTGGTGAATGTGAAACGACCGATTAATTTTGGTGATACCTTGAATAGAGCCAAAAGAGCAGAAACAGTTCTGATGGGACAAAAGGGTGCATCGTATGTTCTTCCAGCACCGAGACTACAGTAA